The proteins below come from a single Prolixibacter sp. NT017 genomic window:
- the truA gene encoding tRNA pseudouridine(38-40) synthase TruA: MQRYFIQLAYDGANYHGWQIQPGSISVQEVLEKSISTISREEIHVTGAGRTDTGVHASFFVAHFDAESENLDDQHFTFRLNRFLPPDISVQNIYKVYDKAHARFDATYRTYQYFITKQKDPFSRAFAYHHYRLLDAEKMNEAAQLLFNYSDFTSFSRTGADAKTGICKMMEAYWTEEPDRYILTIKADRFLRNMVRAVVGTMLDIGMGKMEPKEIGRIIEAKDRRVAGSSAAARGLFLVDIGYPEEISQGLIRNPG; this comes from the coding sequence ATGCAACGATATTTTATTCAACTCGCATACGATGGAGCAAACTATCACGGCTGGCAAATCCAGCCCGGCTCTATCAGTGTGCAGGAAGTTCTGGAAAAATCAATCTCGACCATATCCCGCGAAGAAATTCACGTAACAGGCGCCGGCCGCACCGATACCGGCGTACATGCCAGCTTTTTCGTGGCTCACTTCGATGCCGAATCAGAAAACCTGGACGATCAGCATTTCACTTTCCGGTTGAACCGGTTTCTTCCTCCCGATATTTCAGTGCAGAATATTTACAAAGTGTACGATAAAGCGCATGCCCGTTTTGATGCGACCTACCGTACATATCAGTATTTCATCACCAAGCAAAAGGACCCGTTTAGCCGGGCTTTTGCCTATCACCATTACCGGCTGCTGGACGCGGAAAAAATGAATGAAGCAGCTCAACTTCTTTTCAACTATTCCGATTTTACCAGTTTCAGTCGCACCGGAGCGGACGCGAAAACCGGCATTTGTAAAATGATGGAAGCTTATTGGACGGAAGAGCCTGATCGATATATTCTAACCATCAAGGCTGATCGCTTTTTGCGGAACATGGTTCGTGCCGTGGTAGGTACTATGCTCGATATTGGTATGGGAAAAATGGAGCCGAAAGAAATTGGCCGCATTATTGAAGCGAAGGACCGCCGGGTTGCTGGCTCGAGTGCTGCCGCCCGTGGTTTATTTCTGGTAGATATCGGTTACCCGGAAGAGATTTCGCAGGGACTGATTAGAAACCCTGGTTAA
- a CDS encoding AAA family ATPase produces MQQESSFVDMITMEMNKVIVGQKHLVDSLLIGLLSDGHILLEGVPGLAKTLAINTLSHIVAAKFARIQFTPDLLPADLLGTMIYSQKNEEFMVKKGPIFTNFVLADEINRAPAKVQSALLEAMQERQITIGDHTYKLEQPFLVMATQNPIEQEGTYPLPEAQVDRFMLKVVLDYPKKDEERMIIQQNLLKKFPEASPILKPEDIIRARDIVKDVYIDEKIQKYIVDIVYSTRQPAEHGLPKYAEMITYGASPRASISLAQAAKSYAFIKRRGYVIPEDIRAVSHDVLRHRIGLSYEAEANNLTSEEIISEILNTVEVP; encoded by the coding sequence ATTCAACAGGAGAGCTCATTCGTCGACATGATCACCATGGAGATGAACAAAGTGATTGTAGGACAAAAGCATTTGGTAGACAGCTTGCTGATCGGATTGTTGTCTGACGGGCATATTCTGCTGGAAGGTGTTCCCGGTTTGGCAAAAACGCTGGCGATTAACACCCTTTCGCACATTGTAGCTGCCAAATTTGCCCGCATCCAGTTTACGCCCGACCTGTTGCCGGCCGACTTACTGGGTACCATGATATACAGCCAGAAGAACGAAGAGTTCATGGTGAAAAAAGGCCCGATTTTTACCAATTTTGTATTGGCCGATGAGATCAACCGGGCACCCGCCAAAGTGCAGTCGGCATTGCTCGAAGCCATGCAGGAACGACAAATCACCATCGGTGATCATACCTACAAATTGGAGCAGCCCTTTCTGGTAATGGCGACACAGAACCCGATTGAGCAGGAAGGAACCTATCCGCTTCCCGAAGCACAGGTCGACCGTTTCATGCTGAAAGTGGTTCTGGATTATCCGAAGAAAGACGAAGAGCGGATGATTATTCAGCAAAACCTGCTGAAGAAATTCCCCGAAGCATCGCCGATTCTGAAGCCGGAAGACATTATCCGCGCACGCGATATTGTAAAAGATGTGTACATCGACGAGAAAATCCAGAAGTACATTGTCGATATTGTCTATTCGACTCGTCAGCCTGCAGAACACGGACTGCCGAAATATGCCGAGATGATTACCTACGGAGCATCACCGCGTGCATCGATTAGCCTGGCGCAGGCAGCCAAATCGTACGCATTCATCAAGCGTCGTGGTTATGTCATCCCGGAAGATATCCGTGCTGTCAGTCACGATGTACTGCGTCACCGTATCGGCCTCAGCTACGAAGCGGAAGCCAATAACCTGACCAGTGAAGAAATCATCTCCGAAATTCTCAATACCGTCGAGGTACCGTAG
- a CDS encoding YgiQ family radical SAM protein codes for MNRTETSGWLPTSAKEMKALGWDAADVILFTGDAYVDHLSFGAAVIGRILETAGLRVAIVPQPNWTDDLRDFKKLGEPRLFFGVTAGNMDSMVNHYTANRRRRSNDAYTPGGRAGARPDYASVVYTNILKKLYPEVPVVLGGIEASLRRLTHYDYWSDKLKPGILEESGADLLFYGMAEKSITEFARLVQRGVPVQSLTNIPQTAFMNPEGNNYATKTDWEALELNTHEECLKDKKKFAANFRYIEEESNRWQAKKLVQQVGNRQIVVNPMWPPLSTKEIDQVYELPFTRMPHPRYNGKGAIPAYEMIRHSINIHRGCFGGCAFCTISAHQGKFVVSRSEKSVMKEVEAVVDMPDFKGYISDVGGPSANMYRMAGKDLELCRQCKRPSCIYPSVCRNLETDHRPLTGLYQKVAGFPGVKKAFIGSGIRYDLAFHETGDAKKDEGNLEYLREVIRHHVSGRLKVAPEHTSDDVLNVMRKPSFELFRRLTTFFHSVNREEGLKQQLIPYFISSHPGSKLENMAELAAETKELDFKLEQVQDFTPTPMTVATVIYYSGYHPYMLEKVFVPRTEKEKLAQRKFFFWYKKEYRNSLKQELQRLNRPDLEKRLFDAEQQPAGNKRNQSKRKKPKHHKRR; via the coding sequence TTGAATAGAACAGAAACATCCGGATGGTTGCCGACTTCGGCGAAAGAGATGAAAGCGTTGGGATGGGATGCAGCAGATGTGATCCTGTTTACCGGCGATGCGTATGTTGACCATCTGTCGTTTGGAGCGGCGGTTATCGGGCGCATCCTGGAAACCGCTGGACTGCGGGTGGCGATTGTGCCACAACCCAACTGGACGGATGATTTGCGCGATTTCAAAAAGCTGGGCGAACCTCGTTTGTTTTTTGGCGTTACCGCCGGAAACATGGATTCGATGGTGAACCACTACACAGCCAATCGGCGCCGGCGTTCCAACGATGCCTACACGCCGGGAGGCAGAGCAGGAGCTCGTCCCGATTACGCTTCGGTGGTTTACACCAATATTCTGAAGAAACTTTATCCGGAGGTTCCCGTGGTGTTGGGAGGAATTGAAGCCTCACTTCGTCGCCTGACGCATTATGATTATTGGTCGGACAAACTCAAGCCGGGAATTCTGGAAGAAAGTGGTGCTGACTTGCTCTTTTATGGCATGGCCGAAAAATCCATCACTGAATTTGCCCGGCTGGTACAACGCGGCGTTCCCGTGCAATCGCTGACCAACATTCCGCAGACAGCCTTTATGAATCCGGAAGGCAATAATTATGCAACGAAGACCGATTGGGAAGCATTGGAATTGAATACTCATGAAGAGTGTTTGAAGGATAAGAAGAAGTTTGCTGCCAATTTCCGGTATATCGAAGAAGAATCCAACCGTTGGCAGGCAAAAAAACTCGTCCAGCAGGTGGGGAACCGGCAAATAGTGGTTAATCCAATGTGGCCGCCGCTTTCCACTAAAGAAATCGACCAGGTTTATGAGTTGCCGTTTACGCGGATGCCTCACCCACGTTACAATGGAAAAGGAGCGATTCCTGCCTACGAAATGATTCGGCATTCCATCAATATTCATCGTGGATGTTTTGGCGGCTGTGCGTTTTGCACTATCTCTGCGCATCAGGGGAAGTTTGTGGTTTCCCGTTCCGAAAAATCGGTGATGAAAGAAGTTGAAGCCGTTGTAGATATGCCCGATTTCAAAGGCTACATTTCCGATGTGGGCGGTCCTTCGGCCAATATGTACCGCATGGCTGGTAAGGATTTGGAGCTTTGCCGACAGTGCAAACGCCCTTCCTGCATCTATCCGTCGGTTTGCAGGAACCTGGAAACCGATCATCGTCCGTTAACCGGTTTGTATCAAAAAGTAGCCGGTTTCCCTGGAGTGAAAAAAGCATTTATTGGTAGCGGCATTCGCTACGATTTGGCTTTTCACGAAACCGGTGATGCGAAAAAAGATGAAGGCAACCTGGAATATCTGCGTGAAGTGATCCGGCATCATGTTTCCGGGCGGCTGAAAGTGGCGCCGGAACACACGTCCGATGATGTACTAAATGTGATGCGCAAGCCTTCTTTTGAGTTATTTCGCCGATTAACGACTTTCTTCCATTCGGTCAACCGGGAGGAAGGTTTGAAGCAGCAATTGATTCCTTACTTTATTTCCAGCCATCCCGGAAGTAAATTGGAGAATATGGCGGAATTGGCGGCCGAAACCAAAGAATTGGATTTTAAACTAGAGCAGGTGCAGGATTTTACGCCCACGCCGATGACGGTGGCTACTGTGATTTATTATTCCGGATATCATCCATACATGCTTGAAAAAGTGTTCGTTCCAAGAACCGAAAAAGAGAAGCTGGCGCAACGCAAATTCTTCTTTTGGTACAAAAAAGAATACCGGAATTCATTGAAGCAAGAGTTACAGCGACTCAACCGACCCGACTTGGAGAAACGGTTGTTTGATGCAGAGCAACAACCGGCCGGAAATAAGAGAAATCAGTCAAAAAGAAAGAAGCCGAAACATCATAAGCGGCGTTAG
- a CDS encoding DUF4301 family protein: MFTEKDIQQISNRGSRLPEVEHQIENFKKGFPFMNVLRPATVNDGIIKLDEGRIERYIGIFEHEVNRGIAIEKFVPASGAASRMFQKLFAFQDAAQSQEQAVSLLKEEAHADVKAFFDNLPKFAFYHQLPDELKKADSDGHLPYREILELVLTEKGLNYGFLPKGLLQFHQYGEKSRTPVEEHMVEGALYGKDSGRQVSLHFTVSPEHLSYFEDKTDEAATKYEHQYGAHYQIGFSEQKPSTDTIAVTPENEPFRQKDGSLLFRPGGHGALLENLNDIDSDIIFIKNIDNVVPDRLKEPTVRYKKALAGVLLYYRQRVFNYLRELEKNSAAVPDKLIAEISDFLTNELCVEAVESQYYTEKEDLIPYLRNKLNRPIRVCGMVKNEGEPGGGPFWARNADKTISLQIVEGSQIDKENEEQTKIVGQSTHFNPVDLVCGVRDSKGEKFDLLKYRDPNTGFISHKSKEGKPLKAQELPGLWNGAMADWITLFVEVPVITFNPVKTVNDLLRKEHQDS; this comes from the coding sequence ATGTTTACAGAAAAGGATATTCAGCAAATTAGCAATCGCGGTAGCCGGCTACCGGAAGTAGAACATCAAATCGAGAATTTTAAAAAAGGATTTCCCTTCATGAATGTTCTCCGTCCAGCCACTGTAAACGACGGAATTATAAAGCTCGACGAAGGCCGGATTGAAAGGTACATCGGCATTTTCGAGCACGAGGTCAACCGGGGAATCGCCATCGAAAAGTTTGTGCCGGCTTCGGGTGCAGCCAGTCGCATGTTTCAAAAGCTTTTTGCTTTCCAGGATGCGGCCCAATCGCAGGAGCAGGCCGTTTCGCTGTTAAAAGAGGAAGCACATGCCGATGTCAAAGCTTTCTTTGACAATCTCCCGAAATTCGCTTTTTACCATCAATTGCCCGATGAACTGAAAAAAGCGGATAGTGACGGACACTTACCCTACCGGGAAATTCTGGAACTTGTGTTAACAGAGAAAGGCTTGAATTACGGCTTTCTTCCGAAAGGATTGCTGCAATTTCATCAATATGGCGAGAAATCCAGAACGCCCGTTGAAGAACATATGGTGGAAGGTGCTTTGTATGGGAAGGATTCGGGAAGGCAGGTGAGTCTGCATTTCACTGTATCGCCGGAACATCTTTCTTACTTTGAAGACAAAACCGATGAAGCAGCAACGAAATACGAGCATCAGTACGGCGCTCATTACCAGATTGGTTTTTCGGAACAGAAACCATCAACAGATACCATCGCGGTAACGCCCGAAAACGAGCCCTTCCGCCAGAAAGACGGTTCATTGCTGTTCAGGCCGGGAGGACACGGAGCATTGCTCGAAAACCTGAATGATATTGACAGCGACATCATCTTTATTAAAAACATTGATAATGTCGTGCCTGACAGACTAAAAGAGCCGACCGTGCGTTATAAAAAAGCGTTGGCTGGTGTGTTACTGTATTACCGGCAAAGGGTTTTTAATTACCTTCGCGAGTTGGAAAAAAATTCAGCGGCAGTGCCGGACAAACTCATCGCAGAGATTTCGGATTTTCTGACGAATGAACTTTGTGTTGAGGCTGTAGAAAGCCAGTATTATACGGAGAAGGAAGATTTGATTCCTTATCTGCGAAATAAACTGAACCGCCCCATCAGGGTTTGCGGTATGGTGAAAAACGAAGGTGAGCCGGGTGGCGGTCCTTTTTGGGCACGCAATGCAGACAAAACCATTTCGTTGCAGATTGTGGAAGGAAGTCAGATTGACAAAGAAAATGAGGAACAAACAAAAATAGTCGGGCAATCGACACATTTTAATCCGGTTGATTTGGTGTGTGGGGTTCGCGACAGCAAAGGCGAAAAATTTGACTTGTTGAAGTACCGCGATCCGAATACCGGGTTTATTTCTCATAAATCAAAAGAAGGAAAGCCGCTGAAGGCACAGGAGCTGCCGGGACTTTGGAACGGAGCCATGGCCGACTGGATTACACTTTTTGTGGAAGTTCCGGTCATCACCTTCAATCCGGTGAAAACCGTCAACGATTTATTGAGAAAAGAACACCAGGACTCCTAA
- a CDS encoding DUF368 domain-containing protein, which produces MKKYLNLFTKGLAMGAANVIPGVSGGTVALITGIFEKLIDSIKSFNLTALKLLLSGKFRQLAKHINLDFLLAVFAGVAISILTLARLFDFLFKSYPIYIWSFFFGLILASVYFIGKTVEKWRLSVVISLIVGTAFAFSVSVLSPASENSSLLYLFICGIVAACSMILPGLSGSFVLILLGNYQLVMIDSINELNLMVLLPVVVGAVVGLVAFSHVLSWVFKKFKDQTIALLTGFILGSMGILWPWKHPVYKLDALGNILLKKSGEKVVSGYDWYIPESWSTAVIVAVLLMVAGIFTIYLLEKSAQTVEES; this is translated from the coding sequence ATGAAGAAATATTTAAACCTGTTCACGAAAGGTTTGGCCATGGGGGCCGCGAATGTCATTCCTGGTGTTTCGGGAGGAACAGTGGCCCTGATAACGGGCATTTTTGAAAAGTTGATTGATAGCATTAAATCCTTCAATTTAACAGCGCTTAAACTCTTGCTGAGCGGTAAATTCCGTCAGTTGGCAAAGCATATCAATCTCGACTTTCTGCTGGCCGTTTTTGCCGGAGTTGCCATCAGTATTTTGACGCTGGCCCGGTTGTTCGATTTTCTGTTCAAGAGTTACCCGATTTACATCTGGTCGTTCTTCTTCGGCTTGATTCTGGCTTCGGTCTATTTTATTGGGAAGACAGTTGAAAAGTGGCGTCTGTCGGTCGTCATCAGCCTGATTGTGGGAACAGCATTTGCCTTCTCCGTTTCGGTTTTGAGCCCGGCTTCCGAAAATTCCTCGCTGCTCTACCTTTTCATCTGCGGTATCGTGGCGGCTTGTAGCATGATTCTTCCCGGATTGTCCGGCTCGTTCGTGCTCATTCTGTTGGGTAACTACCAACTGGTGATGATCGACTCCATTAACGAACTCAACCTGATGGTATTGTTGCCGGTTGTAGTCGGAGCAGTAGTTGGCCTGGTCGCGTTTTCGCACGTCTTATCGTGGGTTTTCAAAAAATTCAAAGATCAAACCATCGCGTTGCTTACCGGTTTCATTTTAGGATCCATGGGAATTTTGTGGCCCTGGAAACATCCGGTGTATAAACTCGATGCATTGGGAAATATCTTGTTAAAGAAAAGTGGCGAGAAAGTGGTTTCCGGTTACGACTGGTACATTCCCGAATCATGGTCAACGGCAGTGATTGTAGCCGTACTGCTAATGGTTGCCGGAATCTTTACCATATACTTATTGGAGAAATCTGCTCAAACTGTCGAGGAGTCATGA
- a CDS encoding TIGR01212 family radical SAM protein (This family includes YhcC from E. coli K-12, an uncharacterized radical SAM protein.), with translation MTADAQTNGIFPWGHQRRYNDFPTFFRRKFNERVQKISIDAGFTCPNRDGNRGTGGCTYCNNKTFKPTYCNLENGVSSQLEKGVAFFRKKYDSIKFLAYFQAYSNTYAPIEDLRKLYEEALAYPGVMGLVIATRPDCLDNEVLDYLQALSEKHYVMVELGIESVQDDTLKAINRGHAWEESVRALEETSKRGIHNCAHMILGLPGESRDDLLQQAEIISRLPVENLKLHQLQIHKGTVMAKQYADTPEMFHLFSVNEYQELVVDYLERLNPEIVVERFVSSAPPDMLIAPRWGLKNFEFVAKVEKRLEERNTWQGRLFQKL, from the coding sequence ATGACGGCTGATGCACAAACAAACGGGATTTTTCCCTGGGGACACCAACGGAGATACAACGATTTTCCTACCTTTTTCAGGCGCAAATTTAATGAAAGGGTTCAGAAAATCTCAATCGACGCGGGATTTACCTGCCCCAACCGCGACGGTAACCGGGGAACCGGAGGTTGTACCTACTGCAACAACAAAACCTTTAAGCCTACCTACTGCAACCTCGAGAACGGTGTTTCCAGTCAGCTGGAAAAAGGCGTGGCGTTCTTTCGCAAGAAATACGACAGCATAAAATTCCTGGCTTATTTTCAGGCCTACTCCAACACCTACGCTCCGATTGAGGATCTCCGAAAACTGTACGAGGAAGCATTGGCCTACCCGGGCGTCATGGGTTTGGTGATTGCCACCCGGCCTGATTGTCTGGACAATGAAGTGCTCGACTACCTTCAAGCGCTTTCAGAAAAGCATTACGTGATGGTAGAGCTGGGTATCGAATCGGTTCAGGACGACACGCTGAAAGCCATCAATCGGGGCCATGCCTGGGAAGAGTCCGTCAGAGCGTTGGAAGAAACATCGAAAAGAGGGATTCACAATTGTGCTCACATGATTTTGGGACTTCCAGGCGAAAGCCGGGACGATTTGCTGCAACAGGCTGAAATTATTTCCCGGTTACCGGTAGAAAATCTGAAATTGCACCAACTGCAAATTCACAAAGGAACGGTCATGGCCAAACAGTATGCTGACACGCCCGAGATGTTCCATCTTTTTTCTGTCAATGAATACCAGGAACTGGTGGTTGACTACCTTGAGCGGCTGAATCCTGAAATCGTTGTCGAACGATTTGTCAGCTCAGCGCCGCCGGACATGCTGATTGCCCCCCGTTGGGGATTAAAAAACTTCGAGTTTGTGGCCAAAGTGGAAAAACGTCTGGAAGAACGAAATACCTGGCAAGGACGCCTTTTTCAGAAACTCTAA
- a CDS encoding tetratricopeptide repeat protein translates to MEQGAKDDYESNEIALLIERYQKMQHEERVEFFDVAEFEYIIDYYSDRGHHSHAVKAVRSGLRQHPQAISLKVRQARILLTQGKVEEAREMLEMVAGIESSNPEILLMLGSCYNFLGESRKATYYFEEAERFAYEEKDEVLYSIGVAFIQNSEYNRAIPFFERAYQENPENENVIYDLAFSYDKVGESYKCIQYYNKYLDLDPFSEFVWYNLGIAYNRVNDFNNAVEAYDFALALDDNYASALFNRANSLANAERFDEAIAGYEEYLKIDGESDETYCYIAECYFHQRKFKEAFDYYKKALQLNAYNADAWYGASVVLLVEDKVPESLVFLKKAIKLEEDNADFWLTFGKVNSTLNDYEEAEQAFQKALQLDANNPESWLSFADFYYEYDQLAMAIDTLMKAKKQHVVSATLNYRLTAYLLENGDEHLAMHYLEQALSEDFSQYHDLFDFCPKALESEPVNRLIDKYKTINHYH, encoded by the coding sequence ATGGAACAAGGAGCTAAGGACGACTACGAAAGCAACGAAATTGCTTTACTAATTGAACGTTATCAGAAGATGCAGCACGAGGAGCGTGTTGAGTTTTTTGATGTAGCAGAGTTTGAATACATCATCGACTATTATTCCGACAGGGGACATCATTCTCATGCGGTTAAGGCGGTGAGGAGCGGATTGCGGCAGCACCCCCAGGCGATTTCGCTGAAAGTGCGGCAGGCTCGTATTCTGCTTACGCAGGGAAAAGTGGAAGAGGCGAGAGAAATGCTCGAAATGGTAGCTGGAATCGAATCTTCGAATCCGGAGATTTTGCTGATGCTCGGTTCTTGTTACAACTTTTTGGGTGAGAGCCGAAAAGCCACTTATTACTTCGAAGAGGCGGAGCGGTTTGCTTACGAAGAAAAAGATGAAGTCCTTTACAGCATTGGGGTAGCATTTATCCAGAACAGCGAATATAATCGCGCTATTCCGTTTTTTGAAAGAGCTTACCAGGAAAATCCGGAAAACGAGAACGTGATTTACGATTTGGCTTTTAGCTACGACAAGGTGGGTGAGAGCTATAAGTGTATTCAGTATTACAACAAATACCTCGATTTGGATCCCTTCTCGGAATTTGTCTGGTACAACCTGGGAATTGCTTACAACCGGGTGAATGATTTCAACAATGCAGTGGAAGCATACGATTTCGCTTTGGCACTCGATGATAATTATGCCTCAGCTTTGTTTAACCGGGCGAACTCGCTTGCTAATGCCGAAAGGTTCGACGAAGCGATTGCCGGTTACGAAGAGTACCTGAAAATCGATGGCGAGTCGGACGAGACCTATTGTTACATTGCTGAATGCTATTTTCATCAGAGGAAGTTCAAAGAGGCATTCGATTATTATAAGAAAGCGTTGCAGCTAAATGCTTACAATGCCGACGCCTGGTATGGCGCTTCGGTGGTATTGTTGGTTGAGGATAAAGTGCCGGAGAGTCTGGTATTCCTGAAAAAGGCCATCAAGTTGGAAGAGGATAATGCCGATTTTTGGCTAACCTTCGGCAAGGTCAACTCCACGTTGAATGATTACGAAGAGGCTGAGCAGGCTTTCCAGAAAGCGCTTCAGTTAGACGCGAACAATCCTGAGAGCTGGCTTTCGTTTGCCGACTTCTATTACGAGTACGATCAACTGGCTATGGCCATCGATACCCTGATGAAAGCCAAAAAGCAACATGTGGTGAGTGCTACATTGAACTACCGTTTGACAGCCTATTTGCTCGAGAATGGTGACGAACATCTGGCCATGCACTATCTGGAACAAGCACTGAGCGAAGACTTTAGTCAGTACCACGATTTATTCGACTTTTGTCCGAAAGCACTCGAAAGTGAGCCGGTCAACCGGTTGATTGATAAGTATAAGACGATTAATCATTATCATTAA
- a CDS encoding shikimate dehydrogenase: MKQTFGLIGYPLTHSFSKKFFTEKFSLEGIDSVYENFEIDNIDKLPAVIRENPILKGLNVTIPYKQDVFAYLDEVDEAAQEIGAVNTIRVEREGAVYRLRGFNTDVIGFGDSIQPLLKAHHKKALVLGTGGASKAVVWALQKLGLSTVLVSRSPKGEGQISYRDLDESLMEEYTVVVNTTPLGTYPKTEGFPDIPYQFITEKHLLYDLVYNPEKTRFLEKGEEQGATIKNGLDMLHGQALAAWEIWNRD; this comes from the coding sequence ATGAAACAAACATTCGGCCTCATTGGATATCCGCTGACGCATTCTTTCTCGAAGAAATTCTTTACTGAAAAGTTCTCCCTGGAAGGGATTGATTCGGTTTACGAAAACTTCGAAATCGACAACATCGATAAGTTGCCGGCTGTCATTCGTGAAAATCCGATACTGAAAGGGCTGAATGTTACCATCCCGTATAAGCAGGATGTTTTTGCCTATCTGGATGAAGTAGATGAGGCGGCGCAGGAAATCGGTGCCGTCAATACCATCCGGGTTGAAAGGGAAGGAGCGGTTTATCGCTTGCGCGGATTTAATACCGACGTCATCGGTTTCGGCGATTCCATTCAACCCTTGTTGAAGGCGCATCATAAAAAGGCGCTGGTTTTGGGAACCGGCGGCGCTTCCAAAGCGGTTGTCTGGGCATTGCAGAAACTGGGATTGTCTACGGTCTTGGTTTCCCGTTCCCCAAAGGGTGAAGGACAAATTAGCTACCGCGATTTAGATGAGAGTCTGATGGAAGAATATACGGTCGTTGTGAATACTACGCCGCTGGGAACTTACCCGAAAACAGAAGGTTTCCCGGATATTCCGTATCAGTTTATTACCGAAAAACATTTGTTATACGATTTGGTTTACAATCCTGAAAAGACCCGTTTTCTGGAAAAGGGAGAAGAGCAGGGAGCAACCATTAAAAATGGTTTGGATATGCTCCACGGACAGGCGCTGGCAGCCTGGGAAATTTGGAATCGCGATTAA
- a CDS encoding DUF58 domain-containing protein — protein METSDLLKKVRKIEIKTRGLSRNIFAGEYHSAFKGRGMAFSEVREYQFGDDVRSIDWNVTARYNKPFIKVFEEERELTVMLMIDVSGSREFGTAEKLKKNVITEIGAILSFSAISNNDKIGVIFFSDKIEKFIPPKKGRTHTLRIIRELIEFQPESKQTDIAQAMQYLTNVMKRRVTAFVISDFMDNNPELEKAIRIANSKHDVVGLQIYDERETELPSIGMVKFKDAESGEYLWVDSSSRKVRETYHKWWNDYRTKLDIMMKRSGVDYVGINTRDDYVKSLVSLFKKREQ, from the coding sequence GTGGAAACATCGGACCTGTTAAAGAAAGTTCGGAAAATTGAGATAAAGACACGGGGATTGTCCCGCAATATTTTTGCCGGGGAGTATCACAGTGCTTTCAAAGGTCGCGGTATGGCCTTTAGTGAAGTGCGTGAATACCAGTTTGGCGACGATGTGCGGAGCATCGACTGGAACGTAACGGCCCGGTACAACAAGCCTTTCATTAAGGTATTTGAAGAGGAGCGGGAGCTGACCGTGATGTTGATGATCGACGTGAGTGGTTCGCGTGAATTCGGTACAGCTGAAAAGCTGAAGAAGAATGTGATTACCGAAATCGGTGCGATTCTCTCGTTTTCGGCTATTTCCAATAACGATAAGATTGGCGTGATTTTCTTTTCCGATAAAATCGAGAAGTTCATTCCACCGAAAAAAGGCCGGACACATACGTTGCGCATTATCCGGGAGCTCATCGAATTTCAGCCCGAATCGAAGCAAACCGACATCGCTCAGGCAATGCAATATCTCACTAACGTGATGAAACGCCGGGTGACGGCATTTGTGATTTCCGATTTCATGGATAACAATCCGGAGTTGGAAAAAGCGATTCGTATTGCCAACAGCAAACACGATGTGGTGGGACTGCAGATTTACGATGAACGGGAAACTGAGTTACCTTCTATAGGCATGGTGAAATTCAAAGATGCCGAATCGGGCGAATACCTGTGGGTGGATTCATCGAGCCGGAAAGTGCGGGAAACTTATCATAAATGGTGGAACGACTACCGCACGAAGCTCGACATTATGATGAAGCGTTCAGGCGTCGACTATGTCGGAATCAACACCCGTGATGACTATGTGAAATCGCTTGTTTCACTGTTTAAGAAAAGAGAACAATAA
- a CDS encoding type II toxin-antitoxin system RelE/ParE family toxin, translated as MTQRKVILTPKAENEFSQLRKFLSGEWSPRVGTNLERKIDWLLEKLVQNPESFPTTTSGDYHVARPGRTTSVFFTFDDREICIQSIVDTRLNPKVNNS; from the coding sequence ATGACCCAACGTAAAGTCATATTAACCCCCAAAGCTGAAAATGAGTTCAGTCAACTCCGGAAATTTTTGTCCGGAGAATGGTCGCCTCGGGTCGGCACCAACCTCGAGCGAAAAATCGACTGGCTCCTGGAAAAGCTGGTCCAAAATCCGGAAAGCTTTCCAACGACGACTTCCGGTGATTATCACGTTGCCCGTCCGGGACGAACAACGTCAGTTTTTTTTACCTTTGACGACCGGGAAATCTGCATCCAATCCATTGTGGATACCCGCTTAAATCCGAAGGTAAACAATTCCTGA